One window of Marinomonas primoryensis genomic DNA carries:
- the ftsZ gene encoding cell division protein FtsZ, with translation MNVFDLAEDNLSDNAVIKVIGVGGGGGNAVRHMLENRLEGVEFICANTDSKALIGFETGVSLQLGSTITKGLGAGANPEVGRDSALEDQEKITQLLTGADMVFITAGMGGGTGTGAAPVIAKVARELGILTVAVVTKPFPFEGRRRARVAEEGVRELRENVDSLITVPNERLLPVLGKNITLLKAFGEANNVLFNAVQGITDLIMRPGLINVDFADVRTVMSEMGMAMMGTGSASGEDRARVAAEAAIHNPLLEDINLRGARGVLVNITANEEVGLSEFTEVGGIIEEYASEDATVVIGCAIDPSVGDEMRVTVVATGLEGRSAVEMKSAVGESVVSQPVMAKVEQVVESSDSKMTVAQSVPKPSQKTKVDMVEKNLDEKNGSADSGSISSGDKLSYLDIPAFLRRQAD, from the coding sequence ATGAATGTCTTTGATTTAGCTGAAGATAATTTATCAGATAATGCTGTAATTAAAGTTATAGGTGTTGGCGGCGGAGGCGGGAATGCTGTCCGTCATATGCTTGAAAACCGATTAGAAGGTGTTGAGTTTATATGTGCCAATACTGACTCTAAAGCGTTGATAGGATTCGAGACAGGGGTTTCTTTGCAGCTTGGCTCAACCATTACTAAAGGGTTGGGTGCCGGAGCAAATCCAGAAGTAGGGCGAGATTCAGCCTTAGAGGATCAAGAAAAAATCACCCAGCTACTTACTGGTGCGGACATGGTTTTTATCACGGCTGGTATGGGTGGTGGAACAGGTACGGGTGCTGCACCTGTTATCGCAAAAGTGGCTCGTGAATTAGGTATTTTGACGGTCGCTGTTGTTACTAAGCCTTTTCCATTTGAAGGTCGTCGTCGCGCTAGAGTGGCTGAAGAGGGTGTCAGAGAGTTGCGTGAAAATGTCGACTCATTAATAACTGTCCCTAATGAGCGCCTTTTGCCTGTATTAGGCAAAAATATTACATTATTGAAAGCGTTTGGCGAAGCGAATAACGTTTTGTTTAATGCGGTTCAGGGTATTACAGATCTTATTATGCGCCCAGGTTTGATCAACGTCGATTTTGCAGATGTGAGAACGGTCATGTCTGAAATGGGTATGGCGATGATGGGTACAGGATCTGCGTCTGGCGAAGATAGAGCAAGGGTAGCGGCTGAGGCTGCAATACATAACCCATTATTAGAAGATATCAACCTTAGAGGCGCACGAGGTGTGCTGGTAAATATCACAGCTAACGAGGAAGTTGGCTTGTCTGAATTTACCGAGGTTGGTGGCATTATAGAAGAATATGCATCGGAAGATGCTACCGTCGTGATTGGTTGTGCAATTGATCCTAGTGTAGGTGATGAAATGCGAGTCACGGTGGTTGCAACTGGTTTAGAGGGTCGATCTGCAGTTGAAATGAAGTCTGCTGTAGGTGAATCTGTTGTCTCTCAACCAGTTATGGCTAAGGTAGAGCAAGTTGTTGAAAGTAGTGATTCAAAAATGACTGTTGCTCAATCTGTGCCAAAGCCTTCACAGAAGACGAAGGTGGACATGGTAGAGAAAAACTTGGATGAAAAGAATGGGTCTGCTGACTCAGGCTCTATTTCAAGTGGCGATAAATTATCGTATTTGGACATTCCAGCGTTTTTGCGTCGTCAAGCTGATTAG
- the lpxC gene encoding UDP-3-O-acyl-N-acetylglucosamine deacetylase, whose protein sequence is MVRQHTLKNIIRATGVGLHSGEKVYLTLKPAPVNTGIVFVRTDLDPVVEIHGDARAVGSTNFATALCQGDVKVSTVEHLLSAMAGLGVDNAYVEVSASEIPLMDGSASPFVFLLQSAGLEAQNAPKKFIRVKKPIRVDEGDKFASLEPHSGFRLSFTIDFQHPAIGEDVQSTSFDFSTTTFVKEISRARTFGFMKDLEYFKNNNLARGANMENAIVLDDYRVLNDEGLRYRDELVRHKILDAIGDLYLLGHSLIGEYKAYKSGHALNNKLLLALLEHQDAWEYVVYEDAAQTTPISYVEPAFVGA, encoded by the coding sequence ATGGTACGCCAACACACACTAAAAAACATTATTCGAGCAACTGGAGTGGGTTTACACTCTGGCGAAAAAGTGTATTTGACACTAAAACCTGCACCTGTGAACACAGGTATTGTATTTGTTCGTACAGACCTGGATCCAGTTGTTGAGATTCATGGTGATGCACGAGCGGTTGGGTCAACAAATTTTGCTACGGCTTTATGTCAGGGTGATGTGAAGGTAAGTACCGTAGAGCATTTGTTATCTGCAATGGCTGGTTTGGGTGTGGATAATGCTTATGTAGAAGTGAGTGCTAGTGAAATTCCGCTTATGGATGGAAGTGCTAGTCCTTTTGTTTTTCTTCTTCAGTCGGCTGGTCTTGAAGCTCAAAATGCACCTAAAAAATTCATTCGAGTTAAAAAGCCTATTCGAGTTGATGAAGGTGATAAATTTGCTTCTCTTGAACCGCATTCAGGCTTTCGCTTGTCTTTCACTATAGACTTTCAGCATCCAGCTATTGGTGAAGATGTTCAAAGTACATCATTTGATTTTTCGACGACAACTTTTGTAAAAGAAATTAGTCGTGCTAGAACATTTGGTTTCATGAAAGACCTTGAATACTTTAAGAATAACAACCTTGCTCGCGGTGCAAATATGGAGAACGCTATTGTTCTTGATGATTACCGTGTGTTGAATGATGAAGGGTTGCGTTACCGAGATGAATTGGTGCGTCATAAAATTTTGGATGCGATCGGAGATCTTTATCTTCTTGGTCATAGTTTGATTGGAGAATATAAAGCGTATAAATCTGGGCATGCGTTAAATAATAAACTTTTGTTGGCTTTGCTTGAGCATCAGGATGCTTGGGAATATGTTGTTTATGAAGATGCAGCACAAACAACACCAATCTCCTATGTTGAGCCGGCTTTTGTTGGTGCGTAA